One Candidatus Binatia bacterium genomic region harbors:
- a CDS encoding TIGR03619 family F420-dependent LLM class oxidoreductase, whose amino-acid sequence MKFGIRIPPPQMGPIGDPDFVVRYAQLVESLGFESLWTIDHAVMHTEYDSRYPYKTTGRTPLPADSNMPDPLLLLMFLAAATEKIRLGTAMLILPQRHPVILAKEVATLDQYSKGRLTLGMGIGWVKEEVEDLGQDFSDRGRRANEWIRVMRALWAEGISHFEGEYFNFKGVLSYPKPVQTGGIPLMIGGHSKFAARRAGRYGDEFYPHWSTRGPDAEELGKLWPVVQDEAEKAGRPRDAVSLTLTSTSDAKTALATAEFCAELGAERVVVLPPKGRLDGSLPDELARFREEVMVPLGSEGAK is encoded by the coding sequence ATGAAATTCGGAATCCGTATTCCTCCCCCGCAAATGGGCCCGATCGGTGACCCCGATTTTGTCGTGCGCTATGCGCAGTTGGTCGAGTCTCTGGGGTTCGAGTCGCTATGGACGATCGATCATGCGGTCATGCATACCGAGTATGACTCGCGCTATCCCTACAAGACCACGGGTCGTACGCCCTTGCCCGCGGACTCCAATATGCCCGACCCGCTTCTGCTGTTGATGTTTCTCGCGGCGGCGACGGAGAAGATCCGATTGGGTACCGCGATGTTGATCTTGCCGCAGCGCCATCCGGTAATTCTTGCCAAGGAGGTCGCTACGCTGGATCAATACTCCAAAGGTCGCCTGACGCTCGGGATGGGAATTGGTTGGGTGAAGGAAGAGGTCGAGGACCTGGGACAGGACTTCTCGGACCGCGGCCGCCGCGCGAATGAGTGGATCCGGGTGATGCGCGCGCTCTGGGCGGAAGGCATATCTCATTTCGAAGGCGAGTATTTCAATTTCAAGGGCGTGCTCAGCTATCCCAAGCCGGTGCAGACCGGGGGAATTCCGCTGATGATCGGCGGTCACAGCAAATTCGCAGCGCGCCGGGCCGGGCGGTACGGTGACGAGTTCTATCCCCATTGGTCCACGCGTGGGCCCGATGCCGAGGAACTCGGAAAATTGTGGCCGGTCGTGCAGGACGAAGCGGAAAAGGCCGGTCGCCCGCGTGATGCTGTGAGTCTGACGCTGACCAGTACGAGTGATGCCAAAACGGCGCTGGCGACAGCGGAGTTTTGCGCCGAATTGGGTGCCGAGCGCGTCGTGGTGCTTCCGCCCAAGGGCCGCCTTGACGGATCCTTGCCCGATGAGTTGGCGCGCTTCCGCGAAGAGGTGATGGTGCCGCTGGGTAGCGAGGGCGCGAAGTAG
- a CDS encoding alpha/beta hydrolase — MKNSAFGADRSGRGHPAGFLIALSLLLIASCGDSDSQPVLTEPTALPEALSGLDASFHEAIAYGPSDEKNLFDILLPNNKDRAPLVIFFHGGGFASGSRSSAWANGWAARIERLIDMGVAIASVDYRFLNRSEGVGVLTPLQDGARSVQFIRRYAAELGVDPNRIVLVGASAGAGMSLWIGANDDLAEPSRTDPVLRQSTRVRGVILLETQATYDVARWSTDVFPDLGIGVLEGAKLLGLEKRLLGFYGISELEEFDSPEIRAYRARVDMLALLTADDPPIFVRNKNQPNEFPTSVALLFHHVNHATTIADRAREVGVEHLLYAPVLGIEHPSGEDEVDFALRMLAP, encoded by the coding sequence ATGAAGAATAGTGCATTTGGAGCAGATCGTAGCGGTCGTGGGCACCCGGCCGGTTTCCTGATTGCCCTCAGCCTCTTGCTGATCGCGAGCTGTGGGGACTCCGACTCACAGCCGGTCCTGACCGAGCCGACCGCACTCCCGGAAGCACTCTCCGGACTTGATGCCAGCTTTCATGAAGCGATCGCCTATGGCCCCTCCGACGAGAAAAACCTCTTCGATATTCTCCTCCCGAACAACAAGGATCGAGCTCCTCTGGTGATCTTCTTTCATGGCGGAGGCTTCGCCAGTGGTTCACGGTCGTCGGCGTGGGCCAATGGCTGGGCTGCCCGGATCGAGAGACTGATTGACATGGGAGTCGCGATCGCGAGTGTCGATTACCGATTTCTCAACCGGTCCGAGGGTGTCGGCGTACTCACTCCTCTGCAGGACGGAGCCCGCTCTGTTCAATTCATCCGCCGCTATGCCGCGGAACTGGGCGTCGACCCCAATCGCATCGTGCTCGTCGGAGCTTCAGCCGGCGCCGGCATGAGCCTCTGGATCGGCGCAAACGACGACCTCGCCGAACCTTCTCGCACCGACCCGGTCCTGCGGCAATCGACGCGAGTCCGCGGCGTGATCCTGCTCGAGACGCAGGCAACCTACGACGTGGCCCGATGGAGCACGGATGTATTTCCCGATCTCGGCATCGGCGTTCTCGAGGGTGCGAAGCTTCTGGGACTCGAGAAACGGCTTCTCGGTTTCTACGGCATCTCCGAACTCGAGGAGTTTGATTCGCCCGAAATTCGGGCCTACCGGGCCCGTGTCGACATGCTCGCACTTCTGACAGCAGACGACCCCCCCATTTTCGTCCGCAACAAGAACCAACCGAATGAATTCCCGACCAGCGTGGCCCTGCTCTTTCACCACGTAAATCATGCAACCACGATCGCGGACCGCGCCCGCGAAGTCGGAGTTGAGCACCTTCTCTATGCCCCCGTTCTGGGCATCGAGCACCCCAGCGGCGAGGACGAAGTCGACTTCGCATTGCGAATGCTCGCACCATAG
- a CDS encoding Coq4 family protein: MEPAQTESQSPAKRRRYHDRAVRPRAAWRALRNLMRDPDDTSQVFEIIDSLAGRSFENSFKRFRRSPNGPRLIEEQPDIVTLLNDRDALGAMPAGSLGRAYLDFVIREELTPEGLSSASKEFDQDPAAPKGAYWFGARLRDTHDLHHVLTGYNRDLVGEASLLAFTWAQTRNRGIGAIVLMAYIRSGKDNPSARTMIRAGYRRGRKAAWFPEQDWEQLLTQPLEEVREHLRLGDLPAYDEVRSEGAPALA; the protein is encoded by the coding sequence ATGGAACCAGCACAGACTGAATCGCAATCACCAGCCAAGCGTCGTCGCTACCACGACCGGGCCGTTCGACCGAGAGCAGCCTGGCGGGCTCTCCGTAATTTGATGCGGGACCCGGATGATACGAGCCAGGTTTTCGAGATTATTGATTCTCTGGCAGGGCGTTCGTTCGAGAACTCCTTCAAGCGATTCAGACGCTCGCCCAACGGTCCGCGTCTGATCGAAGAGCAGCCCGATATCGTCACGCTCCTGAACGATCGAGACGCACTGGGCGCAATGCCGGCCGGAAGTCTGGGCCGCGCCTATCTCGACTTCGTGATTCGGGAGGAGTTGACCCCGGAGGGGCTTTCCTCGGCCAGCAAAGAGTTCGATCAGGACCCTGCAGCGCCCAAAGGCGCTTATTGGTTCGGAGCACGACTGCGCGACACCCATGATCTGCATCACGTGTTGACCGGCTACAATCGGGATCTGGTGGGCGAGGCCTCGTTGCTCGCTTTCACCTGGGCACAGACCCGCAATCGCGGGATCGGAGCGATCGTTCTGATGGCCTATATCCGATCGGGAAAAGACAACCCGTCGGCTCGCACCATGATCCGCGCGGGTTATCGCCGTGGCCGCAAGGCAGCGTGGTTCCCCGAGCAGGACTGGGAGCAGTTGCTCACCCAGCCACTCGAAGAGGTTCGTGAACATCTGCGCCTCGGCGATCTGCCCGCTTACGACGAAGTGCGTTCCGAGGGCGCACCCGCGCTGGCCTAG
- a CDS encoding dihydrodipicolinate reductase, with translation MKKYRVIEWATGVVGSAALKRIIEHPQLELAGVKVYSDEKTGRDAGELVGLPATGVLATQDVDAILTADADCVIYCPMPWDLDEMCRILESGKHVITPCPYWFPWKQNPEVTAQIEKACRTGGVNLHASGCNPGGIAERFPLTFSGWCNRIDRITITEYGDCRDYASEPVIREVMNLGKTPETAKDNPIQALLANSWYEPIDMIAEGLGCEIIDYESDNEYVLANQDIDTAAGVIEKGTIALNRSRHVAQTREGTEIVEEQIWFMDDLHQTRLESKLDIPRDSGWRIRIEGDVNLIFDVQIDASEQKERTAQGIQTTGFHCVNAVPLVCDAPNPGMKTYLDLNLIAGRMGTHTER, from the coding sequence GTGAAGAAATACCGCGTGATTGAGTGGGCAACGGGAGTCGTTGGCAGTGCTGCGTTGAAACGCATCATCGAACACCCGCAGCTCGAGTTGGCCGGGGTTAAGGTCTATAGTGATGAGAAGACCGGCCGGGACGCCGGCGAACTCGTCGGTCTCCCCGCGACCGGTGTGCTGGCCACTCAGGATGTCGATGCGATCCTCACGGCTGATGCGGACTGCGTGATCTACTGTCCGATGCCATGGGATCTCGACGAGATGTGTCGGATCCTCGAGTCCGGCAAACACGTGATCACGCCTTGCCCCTATTGGTTCCCCTGGAAGCAAAACCCGGAAGTCACCGCGCAGATCGAAAAGGCATGTCGCACGGGTGGCGTGAACCTGCACGCGTCGGGCTGCAACCCCGGCGGCATCGCCGAGCGGTTTCCACTGACCTTCAGCGGATGGTGCAACCGTATCGACCGGATCACGATCACCGAATACGGAGACTGCCGCGACTACGCATCAGAGCCGGTTATCCGTGAGGTCATGAATCTGGGCAAGACACCGGAGACGGCCAAGGACAATCCCATTCAGGCCTTGCTGGCAAACAGCTGGTATGAGCCGATCGACATGATCGCCGAGGGGCTCGGTTGCGAGATCATCGACTATGAAAGCGACAACGAGTATGTTCTGGCCAACCAGGATATCGATACCGCAGCCGGGGTCATCGAGAAGGGGACGATCGCTCTGAACCGCAGCCGGCACGTCGCTCAGACCCGTGAGGGAACCGAGATTGTCGAGGAGCAGATCTGGTTCATGGATGATCTCCACCAGACCCGATTGGAGTCCAAGCTCGATATTCCGCGGGACTCGGGCTGGCGAATTCGCATCGAGGGTGATGTGAACCTCATCTTCGACGTGCAGATTGATGCGTCTGAGCAAAAGGAGCGTACCGCGCAGGGAATCCAGACCACCGGTTTCCATTGTGTGAATGCTGTCCCGCTGGTCTGCGACGCGCCGAACCCGGGCATGAAGACCTATCTTGACCTGAATCTGATCGCCGGTCGCATGGGGACGCACACCGAGCGCTGA
- a CDS encoding DUF3604 domain-containing protein, whose product MAFGSLLGSSALAADTSVDRRVYFGDTHAHSAYSSDAFGFGNRLPPETAYRLARGDKVEHVGGYKVQLKSPLDFFMLTDHAEMIGIAQIASDPATTLYQTSLGKDLRDPDQKAGGARFLNALQTAAGTGVVPEGYNNDSTRTIWQALVELAERYYQPGTFTTFAAFEWSSMPNGENLHRNVIFRDAKKVPDLPFSAIDSTKPEDLWTYLENERARGNDNLAIPHNGNMSNGRMFQPVDSWGAPISAEYAMRRMANEPLFEMMQLKGTSETMPSFAPEDEFADFELLPFSLYSWQRIEQQKTSYVREAYKSGLRFQETIGANPLKFGLEGGDDHGSTHTWEEFNYHGGPAVLDSTPEDRMTGTIPLAGAAKNLNARLSAGGITGVWAEGNHRDAIFAAIDARKPSLPPE is encoded by the coding sequence ATGGCGTTCGGTTCGCTTTTGGGCTCGAGCGCATTGGCCGCGGACACTTCAGTCGACCGCAGGGTGTACTTCGGAGATACGCATGCACACTCGGCATATTCGAGTGACGCATTCGGGTTCGGGAATCGCCTTCCTCCGGAAACTGCCTACAGGCTCGCACGTGGCGATAAGGTGGAGCACGTTGGTGGCTACAAAGTGCAGCTGAAATCTCCGCTCGATTTCTTCATGCTGACCGACCATGCCGAGATGATCGGCATTGCGCAGATTGCCAGCGACCCGGCAACTACCCTCTACCAGACGTCGCTTGGCAAAGATCTGCGCGACCCGGATCAGAAGGCAGGTGGGGCCCGGTTTCTGAATGCGTTGCAAACCGCTGCTGGAACCGGCGTCGTCCCCGAGGGGTACAACAACGATTCCACCCGAACCATCTGGCAGGCGCTGGTAGAACTGGCGGAGAGATATTACCAACCCGGGACCTTCACGACCTTTGCCGCATTCGAGTGGAGTTCGATGCCCAACGGCGAGAACCTGCATCGGAACGTCATCTTCCGTGACGCAAAAAAGGTACCCGACCTGCCTTTCTCCGCTATCGATTCCACCAAGCCCGAAGACCTCTGGACCTACCTGGAAAACGAGCGCGCCCGAGGGAACGATAATCTGGCCATTCCCCATAATGGGAATATGAGCAATGGTCGGATGTTCCAACCCGTAGACTCCTGGGGCGCACCGATCTCGGCCGAATACGCCATGCGGCGCATGGCAAACGAGCCCCTTTTCGAGATGATGCAACTCAAGGGGACCTCCGAGACGATGCCCAGTTTTGCGCCCGAAGATGAGTTTGCCGACTTCGAGTTGCTACCCTTCAGTCTCTACAGCTGGCAGCGGATCGAGCAGCAGAAGACCTCATATGTCCGCGAGGCCTACAAGTCCGGACTCCGTTTTCAGGAAACGATTGGAGCCAATCCCTTGAAGTTCGGGCTCGAAGGCGGCGATGATCACGGCTCGACGCATACATGGGAGGAGTTCAACTATCACGGCGGGCCTGCCGTACTCGACTCCACACCGGAAGACCGCATGACCGGCACAATTCCCCTCGCGGGTGCGGCCAAAAACCTGAATGCTCGGCTGTCAGCCGGCGGAATCACGGGGGTTTGGGCCGAGGGCAATCATCGGGACGCAATTTTTGCAGCCATCGACGCAAGGAAACCTTCGCTTCCTCCGGAGTAA
- a CDS encoding MAPEG family protein: MKTVIASLLILSVIPLLCAWIAAYYKQKQLGNVDNKEPRIQTMQLTGPGARASAAQGNTWEALAVFSAAVLAVLISGADLESISTLSTIFVALRIAYVPVYIADLDKLRSLIFLAGFGICMYLFSVALGAG; encoded by the coding sequence ATGAAAACAGTTATCGCGAGCTTGCTGATCCTGTCGGTCATTCCATTGCTCTGTGCGTGGATTGCGGCCTACTACAAGCAGAAGCAACTTGGGAACGTTGACAATAAGGAGCCCCGCATCCAGACGATGCAACTCACCGGTCCGGGTGCACGGGCGAGTGCGGCGCAAGGCAATACCTGGGAGGCTCTCGCTGTCTTCAGTGCCGCTGTTCTCGCCGTCTTGATCAGTGGTGCCGATTTGGAGAGTATCTCGACCCTGAGCACGATCTTCGTGGCTCTGCGTATTGCATACGTCCCGGTCTATATTGCGGATCTGGACAAGCTGCGCTCGCTGATTTTTCTCGCCGGATTCGGTATCTGCATGTACCTGTTTTCGGTGGCGCTTGGCGCTGGCTGA
- a CDS encoding DUF3604 domain-containing protein: MGRGQSSGRNFCSHRRKETFASSGVKIVPRFFAGWNFETELTAQPNWVQQAYATGVPMGGDLNPQAAGKKPSSAPTFAVSALRDVNSAPLQRIQIIKGWTKDGEMMEKVYDVACSDGGEVDPNTHRCPNNGAEVDLRTCAISSDKGAATLAATWKDPDFDASVPAFYYVRVLENPVCRWSTRDAIALGVPPPDVVAPIIQERVWTSPIWYTPSPETLEGRELLRQ, translated from the coding sequence TTGGGCCGAGGGCAATCATCGGGACGCAATTTTTGCAGCCATCGACGCAAGGAAACCTTCGCTTCCTCCGGAGTAAAGATCGTACCGCGTTTCTTTGCAGGGTGGAATTTCGAGACCGAACTGACAGCGCAGCCGAATTGGGTACAACAAGCCTACGCGACCGGTGTGCCCATGGGGGGCGACCTCAACCCACAAGCGGCGGGCAAGAAACCTTCGAGTGCGCCGACGTTCGCGGTCTCGGCCCTCCGGGACGTCAATAGCGCTCCGCTCCAACGCATCCAGATTATCAAAGGATGGACCAAGGACGGCGAGATGATGGAGAAGGTCTACGATGTCGCCTGTTCCGACGGCGGCGAGGTCGATCCGAACACGCACCGCTGCCCGAACAATGGAGCCGAAGTCGACCTGAGGACCTGCGCGATTTCGTCCGACAAGGGAGCGGCTACTCTTGCGGCCACCTGGAAAGACCCGGATTTCGATGCATCGGTTCCAGCCTTCTATTATGTGCGAGTCCTCGAAAATCCGGTTTGCCGATGGAGCACGCGAGACGCCATTGCGTTGGGCGTACCGCCCCCGGATGTCGTCGCGCCCATCATCCAGGAACGCGTATGGACCAGTCCTATCTGGTACACCCCTTCTCCAGAAACATTAGAAGGTCGCGAACTGTTGCGACAATAG
- the ilvA gene encoding threonine ammonia-lyase, biosynthetic, with translation MELLPPAGFAPLASSVLPAQRFRQAARLAQCKQGVPVIEDYIERIRKARVYDVAERTPLELAPRLSERLGNQVLIKREDLQSVFSFKLRGAYNKMAQLTERQRADGVIAASAGNHAQGVALAAQKLGLRALVVMPTTTPSIKIQAVQARGVETMLVGDSYDDAYTHARKLESEQGLTFVHPYDDPDVIAGQGTIGMEILQQHRGPLHAVFVPVGGGGLIAGVSAYVKHLYPEVKMIGVEPEDAACLKAALDADTRVTLDRVGLFADGVAVRQVGDEPFRIARETVDEVVTVGTDEICAAIKDSFDDLRSVAEPAGALAVAGIKRYVKLKGIRRQTLVGIQSGANLNFDRLRHVAERADLGEAREAVFGVTIPECPGAFESFCKILGAVPVTEFNYRIGDLEQAHIFVGVGLQRGDEEREEIRTRLEQAELPVVDMSQNELAKSHVRFMVGGRALAAHERLVRFEFPERPGALLQFLQAMGHRWNITLFHYRNHGAAFGRVLAAMQVPDSETNEFHGFLDGVGYRWVDESDNPAYQLFLR, from the coding sequence ATGGAGCTTCTGCCTCCTGCAGGTTTTGCTCCCCTTGCGAGCAGTGTGCTTCCGGCTCAGCGGTTTCGCCAGGCGGCGAGGCTTGCGCAGTGCAAGCAGGGGGTTCCAGTGATCGAAGACTATATTGAACGGATCCGGAAGGCGCGCGTTTATGACGTAGCCGAGCGCACGCCACTGGAACTCGCGCCGCGGCTTTCGGAGCGTCTTGGGAATCAGGTGCTGATCAAGCGTGAGGACCTGCAGTCGGTGTTCTCCTTCAAGTTACGGGGCGCGTATAACAAGATGGCACAGCTGACGGAAAGACAGCGTGCCGATGGTGTAATTGCTGCCTCTGCTGGCAATCACGCGCAAGGAGTGGCTCTGGCCGCGCAGAAGCTGGGACTGCGGGCACTGGTCGTCATGCCCACGACCACACCTTCGATCAAGATACAAGCGGTCCAGGCCCGTGGGGTAGAGACCATGCTCGTGGGCGACAGTTACGACGATGCCTATACTCACGCTCGGAAGCTGGAGTCAGAGCAGGGTCTCACTTTCGTGCATCCATACGACGACCCCGACGTGATCGCTGGCCAGGGCACAATCGGAATGGAGATCCTGCAACAGCACCGCGGGCCTCTTCACGCCGTCTTCGTCCCGGTTGGAGGCGGTGGTCTCATCGCAGGGGTGTCGGCTTACGTAAAACATCTCTACCCGGAGGTGAAGATGATTGGTGTGGAGCCCGAGGATGCGGCTTGCCTGAAGGCGGCTCTGGATGCGGATACTCGCGTGACTCTCGACCGCGTCGGCTTGTTTGCCGATGGAGTCGCTGTCCGACAGGTGGGGGACGAACCATTCCGTATTGCACGCGAGACCGTGGATGAAGTGGTTACTGTGGGGACTGACGAGATTTGCGCGGCGATCAAGGACTCCTTTGATGACCTGCGTTCCGTGGCAGAGCCCGCTGGAGCCTTGGCTGTCGCAGGGATCAAGCGCTACGTGAAACTGAAGGGCATTCGCAGGCAAACACTGGTGGGGATTCAGAGCGGAGCGAATCTGAACTTTGATCGCCTCCGTCACGTTGCGGAGCGCGCGGATCTCGGTGAAGCGCGCGAGGCAGTTTTCGGCGTTACCATCCCCGAGTGCCCGGGTGCCTTCGAGTCTTTTTGCAAGATTCTCGGCGCTGTCCCTGTCACCGAGTTCAACTACCGCATCGGCGATCTTGAGCAGGCACATATCTTCGTTGGGGTCGGTTTGCAGCGTGGCGACGAGGAACGCGAAGAGATTCGAACCAGGCTGGAGCAAGCCGAGTTGCCGGTCGTGGACATGAGCCAGAACGAACTCGCCAAGTCGCATGTGCGCTTCATGGTTGGCGGCCGCGCTCTGGCGGCGCATGAGAGACTCGTCCGCTTCGAGTTCCCGGAACGGCCCGGTGCGCTCCTGCAGTTCTTGCAGGCCATGGGGCATCGATGGAATATCACTCTTTTTCACTATCGGAACCATGGAGCCGCCTTCGGGCGCGTTCTCGCGGCCATGCAGGTGCCAGATTCCGAAACCAACGAGTTTCATGGATTTCTCGATGGCGTAGGTTACCGCTGGGTCGACGAGTCGGACAACCCGGCCTACCAGCTCTTTCTCCGCTGA
- a CDS encoding acetoacetate decarboxylase family protein — MQAEEKDLRSNPGDILGWPVLKIDYPTAKENIAALLPPGLEPSATSNVHLSIYCYPVPDEPEFGIVIAVDADYEGTPGMYTLGYGIDQESAIYISKDMNGQPKYPCDIEFFRLGDSVRARCSHQGYTFLEYRGKTVGEAQLPAEQVEREWWIKVSRAVGGAEKAYDFPPHIVQVKTDYQPIHRDTVEGELRLLESPWDPIAELLPNHGEASAWLSTAMPTSRDITMEGKLDPDGFWPFVDTIGSSRWPGSGGGPRPRS; from the coding sequence ATGCAGGCAGAAGAGAAGGACCTTCGAAGCAACCCCGGCGATATTCTTGGCTGGCCGGTTCTCAAGATCGACTACCCGACGGCAAAAGAGAATATCGCAGCTCTGCTTCCGCCCGGTCTGGAGCCGAGCGCCACCTCGAACGTGCACCTCTCGATCTATTGCTATCCGGTCCCCGACGAGCCGGAATTCGGCATCGTGATCGCGGTCGATGCGGACTATGAGGGCACGCCTGGTATGTACACGCTGGGCTACGGGATTGATCAGGAGTCAGCGATCTATATCAGCAAGGATATGAACGGGCAGCCGAAATATCCGTGCGATATCGAGTTCTTCCGTCTCGGCGATTCCGTACGCGCTCGTTGTTCGCATCAGGGATATACTTTTCTTGAGTACCGCGGGAAAACCGTTGGCGAGGCGCAGTTGCCGGCCGAGCAGGTCGAGCGGGAGTGGTGGATCAAGGTTTCGCGCGCTGTAGGCGGCGCGGAGAAAGCTTACGATTTCCCACCGCATATCGTACAAGTGAAGACGGATTACCAGCCCATCCACCGCGATACGGTCGAAGGGGAGCTGCGTCTGTTGGAAAGCCCCTGGGATCCGATCGCCGAGCTTTTGCCGAACCACGGCGAGGCGAGCGCCTGGCTCTCGACGGCCATGCCGACATCGCGCGATATCACCATGGAAGGCAAGCTGGACCCCGACGGTTTCTGGCCGTTTGTCGACACGATCGGGAGTTCGCGCTGGCCGGGTAGCGGTGGTGGCCCCCGGCCCCGAAGCTAG
- a CDS encoding glycosyltransferase family 39 protein, producing MAALWILSPHTLNFPDAFHYAEMGRQLYRGEGFTSLQTYPYILSWYESHGVPLTPPWPNVARFPLITILYAAVFHLTGPTVEGVLLTGAIGFVFLALGVTALGARLFSPVAGLIAGLAVCCNSWLIFFVFSGLLETWAAALIVAVAWALLSAHRSLQQSVLLGLLLALSFLLRYDLLVLVPAAFVSLAFSHRRVLWRSTLGIVFGFSALVLPWVGRNLTVTGEPVAMLSIDRNLFRASEMGTDPYASRLTSSFLDQLIENIGMISGKLSSWTYAFQRPELFAGEGHLWIALAAAASIFWVGKHRRRQVWIFLASSYGLRVLLLSLMHHERRFYSSFVPMVLLLGIGGLWVLLVEQALPMVERLRGHHTSLAARRFATRAVLCVAAVYFLAGMADYARLGRIALGADFSEGILTQEAKRRELRKALPDSGIVATSATEIVSWEAGLPAVKVRANRDLRELLNSDLKIEALYYPETATPWLLLLEIDEQFEPGPILSNQKRVWKRIP from the coding sequence ATGGCCGCGCTGTGGATTCTCTCACCCCATACTTTGAACTTTCCCGATGCTTTCCATTACGCAGAGATGGGGCGTCAACTCTATCGCGGGGAAGGCTTCACCTCTCTACAAACCTACCCCTACATACTCTCCTGGTACGAGAGTCATGGCGTTCCTCTGACGCCACCGTGGCCCAATGTGGCCCGCTTTCCCCTAATCACGATTCTATATGCCGCAGTCTTTCATCTCACCGGCCCGACCGTCGAGGGGGTGCTCCTGACGGGTGCCATCGGGTTTGTCTTTTTGGCGCTCGGCGTTACCGCCCTGGGGGCCCGACTTTTTTCACCCGTGGCCGGGCTGATCGCGGGCCTCGCCGTTTGTTGTAACTCTTGGTTGATTTTTTTCGTATTCTCCGGGCTACTAGAGACTTGGGCCGCCGCCCTTATCGTTGCGGTCGCATGGGCACTGCTCTCCGCACACCGCAGCCTGCAGCAATCCGTATTGCTGGGGCTGTTGCTCGCTCTGTCCTTCCTGCTGCGGTACGACCTGCTCGTGCTGGTCCCTGCAGCCTTCGTCTCGTTGGCTTTTTCGCACAGGCGAGTCCTCTGGCGATCCACCCTCGGCATCGTATTCGGTTTCTCCGCACTGGTCCTGCCTTGGGTCGGACGGAACCTGACCGTGACTGGTGAGCCGGTGGCTATGCTCTCGATCGACCGGAATCTTTTCCGAGCGTCCGAAATGGGCACCGACCCCTATGCAAGCCGGCTTACGTCGTCATTCCTTGACCAGTTGATCGAGAATATCGGCATGATCTCCGGGAAGCTGTCGTCCTGGACCTACGCTTTTCAAAGGCCGGAATTGTTTGCCGGAGAAGGCCATCTTTGGATTGCCCTCGCGGCCGCAGCCTCGATCTTCTGGGTCGGAAAGCATCGCAGGCGACAGGTTTGGATTTTCTTGGCGTCCTCCTACGGGCTCCGAGTGCTGCTGCTCTCTCTGATGCACCATGAACGACGTTTCTATTCGAGCTTTGTCCCGATGGTGTTGTTGTTGGGTATCGGCGGATTGTGGGTGCTGCTGGTCGAGCAGGCATTGCCGATGGTGGAACGCTTGCGAGGACACCACACCTCGCTCGCCGCGAGGCGATTTGCGACACGCGCGGTGCTTTGCGTGGCCGCTGTCTATTTCCTGGCAGGAATGGCCGACTATGCGCGTCTGGGCCGCATTGCGCTCGGCGCAGATTTTTCAGAAGGGATTCTCACGCAGGAAGCAAAGCGTCGTGAACTAAGGAAGGCCCTACCCGATTCGGGAATTGTGGCGACCTCGGCAACCGAGATCGTATCCTGGGAGGCCGGGCTCCCGGCGGTGAAGGTTCGCGCGAACCGAGATCTGCGCGAACTCCTCAACAGTGATCTCAAGATCGAAGCGCTCTACTACCCTGAAACAGCGACACCATGGCTACTTTTGCTCGAAATTGACGAGCAGTTCGAACCCGGCCCCATCCTCTCGAATCAGAAGCGGGTCTGGAAACGCATCCCGTAA
- a CDS encoding DCC1-like thiol-disulfide oxidoreductase family protein: MIDLGDRGLLLFDGDCGVCSKLAEWAAERDGGRYFRVEPYFEFSEEQLAPYGLNWADCTRAVQLITSEGKVVEGAFAVNRFLWRLPPFKPLVVILYLLFPLIGIEMLGYAIVARNRHRISAALGMNECKIRTAEDVGAPPAVDDH; the protein is encoded by the coding sequence ATGATCGATCTCGGAGACAGGGGCCTGCTGCTCTTTGATGGAGACTGCGGGGTCTGCAGCAAGCTTGCGGAGTGGGCCGCGGAGCGGGACGGCGGTCGCTATTTTCGCGTCGAGCCCTATTTCGAGTTCAGCGAGGAGCAGCTTGCGCCGTATGGGCTCAACTGGGCCGACTGCACGCGTGCCGTTCAGCTAATCACTTCGGAAGGCAAGGTGGTCGAGGGTGCCTTCGCGGTGAATCGATTCTTGTGGAGGCTGCCGCCTTTCAAGCCGCTGGTGGTCATTCTTTACCTCCTCTTCCCGCTCATCGGTATCGAGATGCTCGGCTACGCCATCGTTGCCCGGAACCGTCACCGCATCAGCGCCGCGCTGGGGATGAACGAATGCAAGATTCGTACGGCCGAGGACGTTGGCGCACCGCCAGCGGTCGACGATCACTGA